In Spinacia oleracea cultivar Varoflay chromosome 5, BTI_SOV_V1, whole genome shotgun sequence, a single window of DNA contains:
- the LOC110799590 gene encoding NAC domain-containing protein 100, with translation MEKMVVIHGDDHEPMELPPGFRFHPTDEELISHYLAPKVVDINFSAKAIGEVDLNKCEPWDLPKRAKMGEKEWYFFCVRDRKYPTGLRTNRATEAGYWKATGKDKEIYRGKSLVGMKKTLVFYKGRAPKGEKSNWVMHEYRLEGKSSLQNLPSNAKNEWVICRVFQKSAAGKKIPFHGIIQQESEFNPSSNLPPLMDYNTSYGAPHVPCFSNPPMEMETTTAHYQNTNQTSFEGLMSNPYKSNNTGDNPYFSYFPSQTGNYSGNYMMSDQHILKTILGTEMKQSMKTEVVNYSASQDTGLSSDMNAEISSVVSNYDISRRAFDDHDGPSTSGGPVDLDTLWY, from the exons ATGGAAAAGATGGTGGTTATTCATGGTGATGATCATGAACCAATGGAGTTACCTCCCGGATTCCGATTTCACCCTACCGATGAGGAGTTGATCAGTCATTATTTAGCACCAAAAGTTGTTGACATCAATTTCTCAGCTAAAGCTATTGGAGAGGTTGATTTGAACAAGTGTGAACCTTGGGATTTACCAA AGAGGGCGAAAATGGGAGAAAAAGAATGGTACTTCTTCTGTGTAAGGGACAGAAAATACCCAACAGGATTAAGAACAAATAGGGCAACTGAAGCAGGTTATTGGAAAGCTACTGGTAAAGACAAGGAAATATACAGGGGGAAATCCCTTGTTGGTATGAAGAAAACCTTAGTTTTCTACAAGGGTCGAGCCCCAAAAGGCGAGAAATCAAACTGGGTGATGCATGAATACAGACTCGAAGGGAAATCCTCTCTTCAAAACCTACCTTCTAATGCCAAA AATGAATGGGTGATCTGCAGGGTTTTCCAAAAGAGCGCAGCAGGAAAGAAAATCCCTTTCCATGGAATAATACAACAAGAGTCTGAATTCAACCCTTCGAGTAATTTGCCGCCATTGATGGATTACAACACCAGTTATGGTGCTCCTCACGTGCCCTGCTTCTCCAACCCACCCATGGAAATGGAAACAACTACTGCCCATTACCAAAACACTAATCAAACCTCTTTTGAAGGGCTAATGAGCAATCCTTACAAGTCGAATAATACGGGTGATAATCCCTATTTCTCTTATTTCCCATCACAAACAGGGAATTATTCTGGGAATTACATGATGTCAGATCAACATATACTCAAGACTATCCTTGGAACAGAGATGAAACAGAGCATGAAAACAGAGGTGGTTAATTATAGTGCATCACAGGATACTGGATTAAGCAGTGACATGAATGCTGAAATTTCTTCAGTTGTTTCGAATTACGATATCAGCAGGAGGGCGTTTGACGATCATGATGGACCGTCGACTTCCGGTGGGCCTGTCGACTTGGATACTCTCTGGTACTGA